A region of the Methylomagnum ishizawai genome:
CGACCTGGACCCACTGGACGCAGCGGCCCGCCGCCTCGCCGCCTTGATCCGAACCTTGCCCGGAGCCACCGATGTGCAGGTGCGTTCACCGCCCGGCACGCCGCTCCTGCAAGTCCGCCTGGACCGGGAGAAGCTGGCCGCCCATGGCCTGCGTCCCTTGGACGCCGCCGACGCCGTGCGGACGGCCATGCAGGGCCGGACGGTCGGCAGCTATTACCTGGACAACCGGACCTACGACGTGAGCGTCATCCTGCCACCGGAGGCGCGGGAACGGGTCGAAAGCGTGGCGCGCATCCCCTTGCGCAACCCCGAGGGCCTGTGGGTGGAACTGGGACAGGTCGCCGATATCCAGCAAGTCGGCGGGCGCTACAACATCCTGCACCGGGGCGGGCAGCGGGTGCAGACCGTGACCGCCCATGTCGAGGGGCGCGACGTGGTATCGTTCATGGAGGAATTGCGGGCGAAAGCCTTGGGCGAGTTGGAACTGCCGCCGGAGATTTACCCGGAATTCACCGGGGCCGCCATCGAGCAGGCCCAGGCGCGGGACGAACTGGTGTTGCATGCGTTGTTGGCGGGCGTGGGCGTGTTGCTGCTGATCCAGGCCGCCCTCGGGAACTTGCGGCTGACGCTGCTGACCCTCGCCAACCTGCCGTTCTCGCTGGCGGGCGGGGTGGCGGCGGCACTTTGGACGGGCGGCACCTTGTCGGTGGGGTCGATGGTGGGTTTCGTGACCCTGTTCGGGATCACGGTGCGGAACGCCATCATGCTGATCTCGCATTACCGGCACTTGGTGGAGGTGGAAGGCCATCCCTGGAATACCGCCACCGCCATCCGGGGCGCGCAGGAACGCCTGCCCTCGATCCTGATGACGGCCCTGGTCACGGCCCTCGCCATGCTGCCCATCGCGGTGAACAGCGATAATCCGGGGCGCGAGATCATGGGGCCGATGGCGGCGGTGATTATCGGCGGGCTGGTGTCCTCGACGGTGTTGAATCTGGTGTTGTTGCCGGTGGTGTTGGCGCGGTTCGGGCGGTTCGGGGAGGCGGGGGATGGGCGGCGGCGCGTGTAGAATGCGTCCGGGCGGAAATCGGGCGCGTGGTTTCCGACCGATGACGCGCACCTCTGAATTCACCGATATGGAAAGCCCGACGTGAAAGGCAATGAGCTTATCAAGAGATAATAGCCTTCCATGCCATTGTTTGGTAAGGACTTTTTCCGATCAATATCCACATCTGACGCAGCGCCGACAACTGGGTTTGTAACCCATGCCTAAATAACCATCCAAACCCATTCCTTATGTCCACACCCACCAGCCCCGCCCCCCACTACCTCATCGGCATCGACCTCGGCACCACCCACACCGTGGCCGCCTACGCGGAGCTGGCCCACGGCACGCCCGCCAAGCTCGAACTCTTCCCCATCGAACAATCCATCAAGCCCGGACAAGTCGCCGCCCGCCCGCTCCTGCCCTCGGCCCGCTACCACGCCGCGCCCGCCGAACTGTCGGACACCGACACCGCCCTGCCCTGGCCCCCCACCGAAACCCCCGCCGACCACCGCCCCGTGGTCGGCGAACTGGCGCGGCTCCTGGGAGCCAAAAGCCGGGGCCGCCTCATCATGAGCGCCAAAAGCTGGCTATCCCACGCCGGAGCCGACCGCACCGCCGCCATCCTGCCCTGGGGCGCACCGGAAGACGTGGCCAAGATTTCCCCGGTGGACGCCAGCGCCAGCTATCTGCGCCATGTCCGCTCGGCCTGGAACTCCCGCCACCCCGAAGCCCCCTTGGAACGGCAAGACCTGGTCGTCACCGTCCCCGCCTCCTTCGACGAAGCCGCCCGCGCCCTGACCCTGGAAGCCGCCCGGCTCGCCGGTCTCCCCAAGCTGCGCCTGCTGGAAGAACCCCAGGCCGTCTGCTACGACTGGCTGTGGCAACACCGCAAGACCCTCAAAAAGGAACTCGACGGCGTGCGGCTGCTGCTGGTCTGCGACGTGGGCGGCGGCACCACCGACCTGACCCTCATCAAGGTCGAACCGGGCGAGGACGAACCCAAGCTGACCCGTATCGCGGTCGGCAACCATCTCATGCTGGGCGGCGACAACATCGACCTGACCCTCGCCCATCTCGCCGAACAACGGATGCTGGGCGGGGATAAACGCCTGTCCTCCGCCGAACTCTCGCAACTGGTCGAGCAATGCCGCCTCGCCAAGGAACGCCTCCTGGCCGACGACGCCCCGGACACCGCCACCGTCACCCTGCTCGGCGCGGGTTCCCGCCTGATCGGCGCGGCGCGTTCGGTCGAACTCGACCGCGACGAGGTCCACCGCCTGGTGTTGGACGGCTTTTTCCCCCGCGTGGGGCTGCACGAATATCCCGACCGCAAGCGCAGCGGCGTGGTGGAATTCGGCCTGCCCTACGCCGCCGACCCCGCCATCAGCAAGCACCTCGCCGCCTTCCTCAGCCAGCACCGGACCACGGCGGCGGAAGCCCTGGGTTCCGATAGCGCAACGCCGGTACCCGACGCCCTGCTACTGAATGGCGGCGTATTCCGCAGCCCGGTCATCGTGCGGCGCATCGTCGAGCAAATGGCCGCATGGGGCGGCACAGCGCCCAAAGTCCTACGCAACGAACGGCCCGACCAAGCTGTGGCCTATGGCGCGGTGGCCTATGGTTTGGCCCGGCGCGGCCACGCCATCCAGCGCATCGGCGGCGGCTCGGCCCGCAGTTATTTCCTGTTGGTGGATACGGGCGCGGACCAAGCCCAACGCGGCGTTTGCATCCTGCCGCGTGGCACCGAAGAAGGCCGCGAAGTGGTGTTGGCCGAGCGCACGTTCTCGTTAAGGCTGGGCCAGCCGGTGCGGTTCCATCTGGCCTCGTCCGCCGGGGATATGCGCTATCAGCCGGGCGAATTGGCCGAGATCGACGAGGAACGCTTCCAGAACCTCCCGCCGCTGGCCGTGGCCTTCGACCGCGACAGCGCTTTAGGTAACAAGGAACAAGCCGTCCGCATCGCCGCCGCGCTGACCGAAATCGGCACCCTCGACCTGCAATGCGTGGCGGTGGACGACCCCGAACGGCGCTGGAACATCGAATTCCAACTGCGCCGGGGCGCGGCCCAGCCGGTGCTGGAAGCCCGCCGCCATCCGCGCTTGGACGAGGCCTTGGAAAAAATCCGGCTGGTGTTCGGCAAGAGGACCAAGACCGCCGATCCCAAGGCCATCAAGGGCTTGCGCGGCGAACTGGAAAAAAGTCTGGGCGGTCGCGGCGATTGGGAGACGCCTTTATTGCGGGAATTGTTCGGCGCCCTGCTGGAAGGTTTGCCGCACCGCCGCCGCAGCGCCGACCACGAGCGGGTCTGGCTCAGCCTGGTGGGCTATTGCCTGCGGCCCGGCTTCGGCTACCCGCTGGACGATTGGCGGGTGGAGCAGGTGTTCGCCGTCTACGGGCAGGGCTTGCAGTTCGTCAACGAGCCGCAGAACTGGGCCGAATGGTGGACCCTGTGGCGTCGCATCGCCGGCGGCCTGGACGAAACGGCGCAGACCACGGTATTCCACGACCTGGCCGAGATCATCAACCCGGACACCGCCAAGCGCGGCAACAACGCCACCCTGGCGAAGAAGCGCGGCTACGAGGACATGGTGCGGCTGGCGGCGGTGTTGGAACGCCTGCCCGCCGCCAACAAAGCCGAACTCGGCGGTTGGCTGCTGCACCGGCTGGAAAAATCCAGCGAACCCATGGAAAGCTGGTGGGCCTTGGGCCGCATCGGTGCCCGCGTGCCCTTCCACGGCAGCGCCCACAACGTGGTGCCGGTGGCGACGGTGGAACATTGGCTCGCGGCGACCATGGGCCGCGATTTCAGGAAGGAACCGCATCCCGGCTTCGCCGCGGCGCTCTTGGGCCGGATGAGCGGCGACCGCGAACGCGACCTGGACCCCGCCGTCCGGCAACGGCTGATCGACAAGCTCCGCGCCGCCAAGGCACCGGAATCCTGGATCGCGATGGTGTCCGAGGTGAAGGAATTGACCGAGGCCGACGAGCAGCGGATTTTCGGCGAGGCCTTGCCACCCGGTTTGAAGCTGATCGGCTAGGCCCAGCCGTAGGGTGGGCATGTACCCATGCCCGCCGCTTCCGGGCCATCCCGGTGGGCACGGAATACGTGCCCACCCTGCGGACTCCGGTCGCCCACAAAAAACGCCCGCGGTTTCCCGGCGGGCGTCGCGTTCCGGTCGGGGCCGGATCACTTCTTGAAGTTGTTCACCACCACCGTGCCCCCGGAAATCACCAAATCCGGGTATTCCAGGATTTTGAAGCGTTCGAAGGCGTTGCCGCGCACGGCGATCATATCGGCGGGCGCGTCGGGCGTCAGGGTGCCCAGCTTGGCAATCCCGAGGTTCTCGCCGGCCCTGGAGGTCGCCGCCTTGAACACGTTCAGCACGTCGGCGAAGTCGATGCCATCGCCGCTGGTCAGGTGCAGCATGAGATGCATTTCCTCGCCGTTCGCCCCCCAGGGCACGTTGTCGTGGCCGATCTCGGAGCCATAGATGTAGCGGTCGTACAATCCATGTTCCTCCATGGCGTGGGTCAGGGTGTGGGCATTGGCGAAGATGCCCGCGCAGGAGGAGAGCGTGTCGAGGGTGGTCACGAACCGCATATCGGCATGGACGGCGTCGT
Encoded here:
- a CDS encoding Hsp70 family protein, which codes for MSTPTSPAPHYLIGIDLGTTHTVAAYAELAHGTPAKLELFPIEQSIKPGQVAARPLLPSARYHAAPAELSDTDTALPWPPTETPADHRPVVGELARLLGAKSRGRLIMSAKSWLSHAGADRTAAILPWGAPEDVAKISPVDASASYLRHVRSAWNSRHPEAPLERQDLVVTVPASFDEAARALTLEAARLAGLPKLRLLEEPQAVCYDWLWQHRKTLKKELDGVRLLLVCDVGGGTTDLTLIKVEPGEDEPKLTRIAVGNHLMLGGDNIDLTLAHLAEQRMLGGDKRLSSAELSQLVEQCRLAKERLLADDAPDTATVTLLGAGSRLIGAARSVELDRDEVHRLVLDGFFPRVGLHEYPDRKRSGVVEFGLPYAADPAISKHLAAFLSQHRTTAAEALGSDSATPVPDALLLNGGVFRSPVIVRRIVEQMAAWGGTAPKVLRNERPDQAVAYGAVAYGLARRGHAIQRIGGGSARSYFLLVDTGADQAQRGVCILPRGTEEGREVVLAERTFSLRLGQPVRFHLASSAGDMRYQPGELAEIDEERFQNLPPLAVAFDRDSALGNKEQAVRIAAALTEIGTLDLQCVAVDDPERRWNIEFQLRRGAAQPVLEARRHPRLDEALEKIRLVFGKRTKTADPKAIKGLRGELEKSLGGRGDWETPLLRELFGALLEGLPHRRRSADHERVWLSLVGYCLRPGFGYPLDDWRVEQVFAVYGQGLQFVNEPQNWAEWWTLWRRIAGGLDETAQTTVFHDLAEIINPDTAKRGNNATLAKKRGYEDMVRLAAVLERLPAANKAELGGWLLHRLEKSSEPMESWWALGRIGARVPFHGSAHNVVPVATVEHWLAATMGRDFRKEPHPGFAAALLGRMSGDRERDLDPAVRQRLIDKLRAAKAPESWIAMVSEVKELTEADEQRIFGEALPPGLKLIG